A segment of the Microbacterium luteolum genome:
AACAACTTCTCGTCCTACGTCCGCGACTTCGATTTCAGCGTCCGGCTGCCGGCAGCCAGTGAAGCCGCGGGCGGGTTCACCGTTCCCGCGGACTTCGGCGACCTGCACGGCAAGCTCTTCCAGCACTTCCTCGACTCGGACACCTACCAGGAGCGCTTCTCGGTGTCGCCGGTGATCTGCATCAGCGTCTCGACGAGCAAGGTCTACCGTCGCACCGAGAATCACCACCCGATCCTCGGTGTCGAGTACGAGCAGAAGGATCCCTCGCTGACCGACGAGTACTTCGGGAAGATGGGGCTCTCGGTTCGCTACTTCATGCCGCGCGGCAGCGTCGCGCCGCTGGCGTTCTACTTCCGCGGCGATCTGCTCGGCGACTACACGAACCTCCAGCTCATCGGCACGATCAGCACGATGGAGACGTTCCAGAAGATCTACCGACCGGAGATCTACAACGCGAACTCGGCCGCCGCGAGCGTCTACCAGCCGACCCTCGACCAGCAGGACTACTCGGTGACGAAGATCGCTTACGACCGCGACGAGCGCAGCCGGCTCGCGGCCGAGCAGGGGAAGTATGCCGACGAGCACCTCATGAAGCCGCACGGCGACCTCCTCGAGCGGTGGGCCGCCGGCTCCCTCGTTCCTGTCGGATGACCAACGGAGAATCACCGATCATGAACACGCTTCTTCCCACGTCGATCGTCGGCAGCCTGCCCAAACCGTCCTGGCTGGCTTCGCCCGAGACCCTCTGGGCTCCGTGGAAACTGGAGGGTGATGCCCTGGTCGAGGGCACCCAGGATGCGCTGCGTCTCACCGTCGAGGAGCAGCGTCAGGCGGGCCTCGACATCATCAGCGACGGCGAGCAGTCGCGGCAGCACTTCGTCACCACCTTCATCGAGCATCTCTCCGGAGTCGATTTCGACCAGCGCGAGACCGTCCGGATCCGCGACCGGTACGACGCCAGCGTGCCGACGGTCGTCGGCGCCGTGAGCCGCGAGAAGCCCGTGTTCGTCGAAGACGCGAAGTTCCTCCGCCAGCAGACCGATCAGCCCATCAAATGGGCGCTGCCCGGTCCGATGACGATGATCGACACGCTCTATGACCGCCACTACAAGAGCCGCGAGAAGCTGGCCTGGGAGTTCGCGACGATCCTCAATCAGGAGGCGAAGGAGCTCGAGGCCGCCGGGGTCGACATCATCCAGTTCGATGAACCCGCCTTCAACGTCTTCTTCGACGATGTGCAGGACTGGGGGGTGGCGGTGCTGGAGCGGGCTGCCGAAGGGCTGCGCGCGGAAACCGTGGTGCACATCTGTTACGGCTACGGCATCAAGGCGAACACCGATTGGAAGGCGACCCTCGGGGCGGAGTGGCGCCAGTACGAGAAGTCCTTCCCGCTGCTCCAGAGCTCGAGCATCGACACCATCTCGCTGGAGAGCCACCACTCGCACGTGCCCCTGGATCTCATCGAGCTCATCCGAGGCAAGAAGGTGATGCTCGGGGCCATAGACGTGGCCAGCCAGACGATCGAGACCCCGGAGGAGGTCGCCGACACCCTCCGGGACGCGCTCCGTTTCGTCGACGCCGACAAGCTCATCCCGAGCACGAACTGCGGCTTGGCGCCGTTGCCACGCGACGTCGCGCGCGGGAAGCTGCGAGCGCTCAGCGCCGGTGCCGCCCTGCTTCGCGACGAGCTCGCCGCCGCGCAGCTCTGACCTGCGTTCGCGAACCGTCCGCACACCTCCGCGGTAACCTCCTCTTATGACCCCGACGCCGCTGCCGACTGCGAAGTCGAGCAGCATGGGTCGCGGTCTGGACGTGCTCGCCGCACTCACGACCTGCCTTCGCGAGGGGCGCAAGGCAACGGTCGTCGAGATCGCACGATCGCTCGATCGCGAGCGTTCCCAGGTGTCGCGCTCGCTCGCGGCCTACGAAGCGTCAGGGCTCGTGGTCAGAGCGGAGGACCGCTCGTTCACGCTCGCCTGGGGGTGGTACGCGGCGGCTCAGGATCTCGTGTCCAAGCGCATCGCCGCACACGGTCTCGCCGTGCTGGAGGATCTCTCCTCTCTTCTCGGCGAAGCGACGTTCCTCAGCGTGCTCCAGGGGGACGCGACCCTCACGACGCTCGAGAGCCTGCCTTCCGGATCGCGCATGATCGGCTCCTGGATCGGCCGCGCGTATCCGGCGTACTGCAGCGACGCCGGACGCGCCGCGCTGTGGGACGCCTCGGCGGAAGAGGTGCGTGCGATCTTCGCCGCGACGGACTTCTCCCGACAGGGGCCGAACACGCCGAGCTCGGTCGACGACTTCCTCGACCGGCTCGACGCGGACAGGCGGCGAGGATTCGCCGTCGTGGATCAGGAAGCCGAGCCGGGCCTCTACTCGGTGGCCGCGCCCGTGTGGGACTTCCGGGGCGAGGTCGTCGGTGCCGTGCAGGTCGTGGGAACCCGCGATTCGCTCCACCCGCGGACCGCCGAGTGCGGAGCCGCGTGTGCGGCCGCGGCAGCGGACCTGTCGCGACAGCTCGGAGCTCCGGCTTCCCCGACGATCTCGGGTTAGAGGGCGTCGGCGGCAGTCGTCAGCTCTCGAGCGAAGTGCGTGAGCAGAGCGCGGGTCTCGCGCGTCGCGCCCTTCGGGCGATGCCGACCGCGCACCGCGAGCGACGCGATCACCTCGCCTCCGCGCCGGATCGGCAGAGCGAACTCGTCGATGCCCTCGTCATACTCCTCGGATGCCGAGATCAGACCGTCGGCGCGATCGCGTGCCAGTAGCCCGCGCACATCCTCGATCGAACGCCCCGCTGTCGGCCCGCCGACGCCGATGAACTGGACGTTCTCGAGAAGGGCCTCGAGCTGTTCGGCGCTGTGGTCCCAGAGCAGCGCCCGTCCCGCGCCGGTGCACCAGATCGGCGTCACCAGTCCTTCGCGGACCGATCTGTCCGATCCGTCGGCCGACCGCTCGAAGCGCAGCAGGACACCTCGTGGGCCGTCGGCGACCGTGACCAGCGCGTTCACCCCGAGCTGGGAGGCGAGGGCGCGCAGGGCGGTCCGAGATGCGCGCAGCCATGCCACGTTGAGCGCGGCAGCCGTGTGGAAGAACTCGGGTCCGGCCGAGAAGCGGGCGTCATCGTCTCTGCGGAGGAAGTCTCGCGCCCGCAGTTCCTGGGTGAGCCGGGACACCCTGCTGCGCTCGATGTCGGTGTGCTCGGCGAGACGAGACGCGTTCAGCCCGGGTCGTGCGCGGCGTTCCTGTTCGATCGCCGCGTCGAGAAGGCTCAGTCCCTGTGCGAGCGAGGATGACGCCACCGGCCGACCTCCCCTGGGTACGCGATCACGCTCATCCTATCCGGCGGCCCGCACGCCCTTGCGTCCGTGGCGCCACCAGAAGTAGAGGTAGCACGCTCCGACGAAGGGGATGCCGAAGTAGAGCGCGGCCACCTGATTCGGGTCGAACGCGATCGCGACGATCGAGATGAGCAGAAGCGAGAACGCGACGATCGGCAGCGCCGGGTAGAGCGGCGTCCGGTAGGCGAGGTCCTGCACGCGACCGCCTTCGCGGAGGAACTTCCGGCGATGGAAGAACTGCGAGGCGACGATCGACATCCACACGGCCACCACGGCGAATCCGGCGATCGACACGAGCACCAGGTAGACGGTGCCGGCGGCGATCACGCTGGTGAGCAGTGAGACGAGTCCGATCAGGATGCTGACGCTGAGGGCGATGAGCGGCACACCGCGGCGCGTGAGGCGCGTGAACGCCTTCGGTGCATGACCTTCCTCGGCGAGAGAGAACAGCATGCGCGCGCACGAGAAGAGTCCGCTGTTGCCCGCCGAGAGGAGAGCGGTGATGATCACGAAGTTCATGATGTCGGCGGCGAACGGCACCCCCACGTACTGGAAGACATCCACGAACGGGCTGCTGGTGACGCTGGCCTTCTCGTACGGGAGGATCGCCGCGATGACCGCGATCGCGCCGACGAAGAGCACGACGAGACGCAGCACCGTCGAGCGCAGAGCCCGCGGGATGTTCTTCGCCGGGTCCTTCGTCTCGCCAGCGGCGACGCCGATCAGCTCGGACCCGCTGAACGCGTAGAAGACGGCGAGAGCCGTGACGATCACACCGCTGAAGCCGTTCGGGAACAGGCCGCCGGGAGTATCGAAGTTGGAGAGCAGGACGGCGGGCGGATGCTCGGCCGACAGCGGCGTGAAGCCGAAGATCGCCGCGCCGCCGAGCACGATGAGCCCGACGATCGCGACGACCTTGACCAGCGAGAACCAGAACTCCGCCTCACCGAACACGCGAGCCGAGATCGCGTTGAGCATGAACAGCACCGAGGCGAAGATCAGGCACCAGGCCCACACCGGCACCCCGGGGAACCAGCGCTGCATGAGGATGCCGGATGCCGTGAACTCCGACCCCAGGGCGACGACCCAGCAGAGCCAGTAGAGCCAGGCGGTGGTGAAGCCCGTCGCGGGGCCGATCGACCGCGACGCATAGATGTGGAAGGCCCCCGAGACGGGGTAGGCGACGGCCAGCTCACCCAGGCATGCCATGACGAGGTAGACGACGAACGCGCCGATCAGGTACGCGACGATCGCGCCGAGCGGACCCGCCTGCGAGATCGTGTACCCGGAGCTCAGGAAGAGGCCCGATCCGATCACCCCGCCGAGCGCGATCATGATCAGGTGGCGAGCGTCCATGGTGCGCTGGAGTCGACGCAGCGGCACCTGGGTGGCCGTGGTGTTCGGCAGGACGTTGGGGAGGGGCTTCGCGCCGGGAAGAGGCGTCATCGGAACTCTCAATCGGGTGTGTATGTGCATCATATTCACATCTATGTGCCAATGACGCATTCTGGAGTGATCTGCCGGGGACACTATCCCCTCCGGGATCAGGACCGCAAGAGGGCATCGTCGGAAGAGGCCACGCAGTCCGGACTGCGGACGATCCGGCCGAGGCACTGACAATCCGTCAGCTCTCGCTGCCGTTCTGCCAGGCGCACACGGACACCGACCGTGCCGAGGATGGACAGGTGTCAGCGCGGCGATGCCGGCGACAGCCCACGGAAGAAGGAGAACCCCGGTGACTCACCACGACCTCGCCCTCATCGGCTTCGGAGGCGTCAATCGCGCCCTCGCCGAGATCATCCGCGATCGGGGCGATGACCTCGCCGCCGACCTCGGCTTCGGCCTGCGGGTCGTCGCGATCACCGACCTCCGACTCGGATCGCTCATGCAGAGCGACGGCATCGACCTCGACGCCGTGCTCGCCATGACCGGCGCGGACACCTTCGCCGGGATGCCCGGCGGCGATGCGCAGCCTCGCAACGAGTACGTCATCCGCCACACCACCGCCGATGTCGTGGTCGAGGCCACTTTCACGAACCCGGTCGACGGCGAACCCGCGATCTCGCACGTCCGCGCAGCCCTCGAGAGCGGCAAGAGCGTCACCACCACGAACAAGGGACCTGTCGCACTCGCGAGCGCCGAGCTCAACCGCCTCGCCGCGGCGAACGGAGCCCGGTTCGAATACGAGGGATCCGTGATGAGCGGCACTCCGGTGCTGCGACTCGCGCAGCAGACTCTCCGGGGGCTCCGCATCACCGGCATCCAGGGGATCCTCAACGGCACGAGCAACTTCGTCCTCGGTCAGATGGAATCCGGCAAGTCGCTCGAGGAGGCCGTCGCCGAGGCGCAGGCACTCGGCTACGCCGAGGCCGACCCCACGGCCGACATCGAGGGGTCCG
Coding sequences within it:
- a CDS encoding DUF1852 domain-containing protein yields the protein MAHDFLFRITTTRFDEDYSPSDSSRITTNFANLARGEHRQENLRNALTMIDRRFNDLADWDNPNRNRYTLELEIISVAVQFAAEGEDQEFPLLEVLDIRIVDRLTGKRSQGIVGNNFSSYVRDFDFSVRLPAASEAAGGFTVPADFGDLHGKLFQHFLDSDTYQERFSVSPVICISVSTSKVYRRTENHHPILGVEYEQKDPSLTDEYFGKMGLSVRYFMPRGSVAPLAFYFRGDLLGDYTNLQLIGTISTMETFQKIYRPEIYNANSAAASVYQPTLDQQDYSVTKIAYDRDERSRLAAEQGKYADEHLMKPHGDLLERWAAGSLVPVG
- a CDS encoding methionine synthase, with amino-acid sequence MNTLLPTSIVGSLPKPSWLASPETLWAPWKLEGDALVEGTQDALRLTVEEQRQAGLDIISDGEQSRQHFVTTFIEHLSGVDFDQRETVRIRDRYDASVPTVVGAVSREKPVFVEDAKFLRQQTDQPIKWALPGPMTMIDTLYDRHYKSREKLAWEFATILNQEAKELEAAGVDIIQFDEPAFNVFFDDVQDWGVAVLERAAEGLRAETVVHICYGYGIKANTDWKATLGAEWRQYEKSFPLLQSSSIDTISLESHHSHVPLDLIELIRGKKVMLGAIDVASQTIETPEEVADTLRDALRFVDADKLIPSTNCGLAPLPRDVARGKLRALSAGAALLRDELAAAQL
- a CDS encoding IclR family transcriptional regulator, which translates into the protein MTPTPLPTAKSSSMGRGLDVLAALTTCLREGRKATVVEIARSLDRERSQVSRSLAAYEASGLVVRAEDRSFTLAWGWYAAAQDLVSKRIAAHGLAVLEDLSSLLGEATFLSVLQGDATLTTLESLPSGSRMIGSWIGRAYPAYCSDAGRAALWDASAEEVRAIFAATDFSRQGPNTPSSVDDFLDRLDADRRRGFAVVDQEAEPGLYSVAAPVWDFRGEVVGAVQVVGTRDSLHPRTAECGAACAAAAADLSRQLGAPASPTISG
- a CDS encoding IclR family transcriptional regulator produces the protein MASSSLAQGLSLLDAAIEQERRARPGLNASRLAEHTDIERSRVSRLTQELRARDFLRRDDDARFSAGPEFFHTAAALNVAWLRASRTALRALASQLGVNALVTVADGPRGVLLRFERSADGSDRSVREGLVTPIWCTGAGRALLWDHSAEQLEALLENVQFIGVGGPTAGRSIEDVRGLLARDRADGLISASEEYDEGIDEFALPIRRGGEVIASLAVRGRHRPKGATRETRALLTHFARELTTAADAL
- a CDS encoding amino acid permease, whose product is MTPLPGAKPLPNVLPNTTATQVPLRRLQRTMDARHLIMIALGGVIGSGLFLSSGYTISQAGPLGAIVAYLIGAFVVYLVMACLGELAVAYPVSGAFHIYASRSIGPATGFTTAWLYWLCWVVALGSEFTASGILMQRWFPGVPVWAWCLIFASVLFMLNAISARVFGEAEFWFSLVKVVAIVGLIVLGGAAIFGFTPLSAEHPPAVLLSNFDTPGGLFPNGFSGVIVTALAVFYAFSGSELIGVAAGETKDPAKNIPRALRSTVLRLVVLFVGAIAVIAAILPYEKASVTSSPFVDVFQYVGVPFAADIMNFVIITALLSAGNSGLFSCARMLFSLAEEGHAPKAFTRLTRRGVPLIALSVSILIGLVSLLTSVIAAGTVYLVLVSIAGFAVVAVWMSIVASQFFHRRKFLREGGRVQDLAYRTPLYPALPIVAFSLLLISIVAIAFDPNQVAALYFGIPFVGACYLYFWWRHGRKGVRAAG
- a CDS encoding homoserine dehydrogenase translates to MTHHDLALIGFGGVNRALAEIIRDRGDDLAADLGFGLRVVAITDLRLGSLMQSDGIDLDAVLAMTGADTFAGMPGGDAQPRNEYVIRHTTADVVVEATFTNPVDGEPAISHVRAALESGKSVTTTNKGPVALASAELNRLAAANGARFEYEGSVMSGTPVLRLAQQTLRGLRITGIQGILNGTSNFVLGQMESGKSLEEAVAEAQALGYAEADPTADIEGSDVQLKVVILANELLGAEITTADVSRVGISGITATDVIAAAAAGEHWKLIGTVERDEAGAVTASVQPLSLAADHPLAGISGATNAIAFTTDLLGTVTMSGPGAGRLETAYALLSDIIAIDDHQATLAGALR